Within the Chromobacterium paludis genome, the region GGCTTCTTCGTGTCGCGCAGCGCGGCCGGCACCGTCAGTTACAGCCGCGTCGGCATCTTTGACACCGACAAGGACGGCTACCTGATAGACGGCAACAAGGGCCGCATCCAGGGCTACGCCAAATCGGCCAATAGCGCGGCGCTGGGCGCGCTGAGCGATATCCAGATTCCCACCGGCAACATCCCGGCCCAGGCCAGCGACGCCTTGCAGTACACCGGCAATATGTCGGCCGGCTGGGCCACCCAGACCATCGCCTTCGACAAGGGCAATCCCCAGAGCTTCAACCATTCCAGCGTGTCCACGGTGTATGACTCCCTGGGCAACAAGCACAACCTGACGCAGTACTTCTGCAAGAGCGCCGACAGCACCGTCACCGTGCACTATGCGCTGGATAGCCAAGCGCTGCCGGCCACCACGGATTTGAAGTTCGACAGCAACGGCAAACTGGCCGCGCCCGCCGCCGCGGTGGCGCTGGATCTGGGCACGCCCAACGGCGCCTCCGCGCTGAAGCTGGCGGTGGACTACAGCGGCACCACGCAGTTCGCCGGCGAACCGAGCACCAGCCGCAACGCCGCCACCGGCTATCCGCCTGGCGCCCGCACCGGCGTCAGCCTGGGCGAGCATGGCGAGGTCATCGTCAGCTACAGCAACGACCAGAAGCAGGTGGTGGCCCAGCTGGCCATCGCCAATTTCGCCAACGAGAACGCGCTGGCGCCCAGCTCGCAGACCAGCTGGCAGGAAACCACCGCCTCCGGTCCGGCCCTGCTG harbors:
- a CDS encoding flagellar hook protein FlgE — protein: MSFEIALSGIHAVNDQLGSISDNIANSATYGFKSGRVTFASAYAGSQAMGVNSNGNSQNIGRNGGLINTGRALDAAIDGRGFFVSRSAAGTVSYSRVGIFDTDKDGYLIDGNKGRIQGYAKSANSAALGALSDIQIPTGNIPAQASDALQYTGNMSAGWATQTIAFDKGNPQSFNHSSVSTVYDSLGNKHNLTQYFCKSADSTVTVHYALDSQALPATTDLKFDSNGKLAAPAAAVALDLGTPNGASALKLAVDYSGTTQFAGEPSTSRNAATGYPPGARTGVSLGEHGEVIVSYSNDQKQVVAQLAIANFANENALAPSSQTSWQETTASGPALLATAGSSMAGKLAVSSLEQSNVDVTSELVTLMTAQRNYQANTKVIATENQVMQALMQAV